In Alosa sapidissima isolate fAloSap1 chromosome 4, fAloSap1.pri, whole genome shotgun sequence, the following are encoded in one genomic region:
- the bhlhe40 gene encoding class E basic helix-loop-helix protein 40: MERITSAQPPPCMAKHPSLEIADMSGMDFPMYVYKPRRGGMKRGEDSKDTYKLPHRLIEKKRRDRINECIAQLKDLLPEHLKLTTLGHLEKAVVLELTLKHVKAMNSLLEQQQQKIISLQNGLQIGEQGSGSPENSEEMFRSGFHLCAKEVLQYLANKENSQDMTPLHVMRHLQKVSSELLQGAESPHSEEPAFEAPESREKPASGPQPKAPEGHAKNCVPVIQRTYTHGNGEQSGSDTDTDSGYGGELEKRDAKAHQRVSGYYTAKEVEMAKYGLSERVKQESDEPQAKRQRADSSEDESLSGHEAVAGHGGYVSFSPHQAPLCMPFYLIPPSTAAAYLPMLDKCWYPGGMPVLYPGMGGSPPSLSPEKLPSSLVMSPRVGSPTTPQTPMDSPALLQALKQVPPLNLETKD; this comes from the exons ATGGAAAGGATTACAAGTGCGCAACCTCCACCATGTATGGCAAAACACCCGTCGCTGGAGATAGCTGACATGTCTGG AATGGATTTTCCAATGTATGTGTATAAGCCTCGGCGAGGTGGAATGAAACGAGGAGAAGACAGCAAG GATACTTACAAGTTACCCCATCGATTAATTGAGAAGAAAAGGCGAGATCGAATCAATGAGTGCATCGCGCAGTTGAAAGACTTGCTGCCAGAACACCTTAAACTAACA ACGCTGGGCCATTTGGAGAAAGCTGTGGTTCTGGAGCTTACTCTCAAACATGTGAAGGCTATGAACAGCCTGCTGGAGCAACAGCAACAGAAAATCATTTCACTACAGAATGGCCTGCAAATCG GAGAGCAGGGCAGTGGCAGCCCGGAGAACAGTGAGGAGATGTTCCGGTCAGGTTTCCATCTGTGTGCCAAGGAGGTTCTCCAGTATCTGGCCAACAAAGAGAACAGCCAAGACATGACCCCCCTGCACGTGATGAGGCACCTGCAGAAGGTGTCCTCCGAGCTGCTCCAGGGAGCGGAAAGCCCGCACAGTGAGGAGCCGGCCTTCGAAGCACCCGAGAGCCGGGAAAAGCCAGCCAGCGGCCCCCAGCCCAAAGCTCCCGAAGGCCACGCCAAGAACTGCGTGCCCGTCATCCAACGGACTTACACGCATGGCAACGGCGAGCAGAGCGGCAGCGACACAGACACCGACAGCGGATACGGGGGCGAGCTGGAGAAGCGCGACGCCAAGGCCCACCAGCGGGTGAGCGGCTACTACACCGCCAAGGAGGTCGAGATGGCCAAGTATGGCCTGAGCGAACGCGTCAAGCAGGAGAGCGACGAGCCCCAGGCCAAGCGGCAGCGCGCCGACTCGTCTGAAGATGAGTCGCTCTCGGGCCACGAGGCGGTGGCGGGCCACGGCGGCTACGTCAGCTTCTCACCGCACCAGGCGCCCCTATGCATGCCCTTCTACCTCATCCCGCCCTCCACCGCCGCCGCCTACCTGCCCATGTTGGACAAATGCTGGTACCCAGGTGGCATGCCCGTCTTGTACCCGGGCATGGGGGGCTCTCCGCCGAGCTTGTCCCCCGAGAAGCTCCCCTCGTCCCTGGTCATGTCTCCCAGGGTGGGCTCCCCCACAACCCCTCAGACCCCCATGGACTCTCCCGCCCTCCTCCAAGCTCTGAAGCAAGTGCCCCCCTTGAACTTGGAAACCAAAGACTGA
- the LOC121706437 gene encoding uncharacterized protein LOC121706437 has product MFSTCMVFTLTVSDRGPQFSAWFWKAFCKLIGASPSLSSGFHPQTNGQTERANQKLEVALGCMTSQDPASWSKTLPWVEYAHNSLPTSATGLSPFHCCLGYQPPLFPTQEEEVAVPSAQAFVRRCKRTWSRARTQLLRSVDAFKKQADGHRSAAPMYRVGQRVMLSPRDLPLQSPCRKLNPRIVDGGEVFTVSRLLRVRRRGRGLQYLVDWEGYDPEEHSWVPARFIVDRTLITVPPAPSGETLFARLSRLSQWILAYAHALLDYCFLT; this is encoded by the exons ATGTTTTCCACCTGCATGGTCTTTACTCTGACAGTCTCTGATCGAGGGCCTCAGTTCTCTGCCTGGTTTTGGAAAGCGTTTTGCAAACTAATTGGTGCCTCTCCCAGCTTGTCCTCAGGTTTCCACCCCCAGACAAATGGGCAGACTGAGCGTGCAAACCAGAAGCTGGAAGTGGCACTCGGATGTATGACCTCTCAGGACCCTGCCTCTTGGAGCAAGACTCTTCCCTGGGTGGAATACGCACACAACTCCTTGCCCACCTCAGCCACTGGTCTCTCCCCCTTTCACTGCTGTTTGGGTTATCAACCACCCTTGTTTCCTacccaggaggaggaggttgcAGTTCCCTCAGCCCAGGCTTTTGTGCGCCGGTGCAAGAGGACTTGGTCTCGAGCCAGGACCCAGCTCTTGCGCTCAGTGGATGCCTTTAAGAAACAGGCAGACGGGCATCGTTCTGCTGCTCCAATGTACAGAGTGGGCCAGAGGGTGATGCTGTCCCCTCGCGACCTACCTCTCCAGTCCCCCTGCCGCAAGTTGAATCCCAG gATTGTTGATGGAGGTGAAGTCTTTACGGTGAGCAGACTCCTGAGGGTGCGTCGCCGAGGTAGAGGACTCCAGTACCTCgttgactgggagggctatgacCCAGAGGAGCACAGCTGGGTCCCTGCCAGGTTCATCGTGGACCGCACTCTGATCACAGTTCCACCAGCGCCATCCGGAGAAACACTCTTTGCCAGATTGTCACGTCTTTCACAGTGGATTCTCGCCTATGCTCATGCTCTTTTGGATTACTGTTTTTTGACCTAA